In the Ilumatobacteraceae bacterium genome, one interval contains:
- the gcvP gene encoding aminomethyl-transferring glycine dehydrogenase, with protein sequence MNPSLADLFAADDFVARHIGPRPDDLRTMLATIGVESVQQLVDETVPSPIRLNGELELPGPRTETDVLAELRALAAQNVVATNLIGMGYSGTITPPVIQRNVLENPAWYTAYTPYQPEISQGRLEALLNYQTMVADLTGLDIANASLLDEATAAAEAMAMARRVTRGAADRFFVHHDVHPQTLTVLTTRAEPTGIELVVGDVDALDGDGFFGALFSYPTSTGALTDWTAAIEQAHQLGAQAIVATDLLACVLLRSPGALGADIAVGSSQRFGVPLGYGGPHAGFIAVRDGASRSLPGRLVGVSTDAAGRPALRLALQTREQHIRREKATSNICTAQVLLANIAGLYAAWHGPEGLRRIAGRVHGLATILASHVRQHGGTLRHDAWFDTLTVDAVDAGATVAAFAERGINVRRVDDTSVGVSLDETTTLDTLATVAEILTGVPLDVDTAAPAPAVVPDALRRDGEILPQAAFRSYHSEHEMLRYLRRLADRDLALDRTMIPLGSCTMKLNSTSEMQPITWPEFAAIHPYAPDDQTAGYRTMIADLERMLAEITGYDAVSVQPNAGSQGEFAGLLAIRAYHRSRGDDQRTICLIPASAHGTNAASAVMAGMEVWVVACDDQGNVDFADLATQIDSAGERLAGIMVTYPSTHGVFETGIRDLCARIHDAGGQVYVDGANLNALVGLAQPGKFGADVSHLNLHKTFCIPHGGGGPGVGPVAVRAHLEPFLPGDPLGDASQAVGPVSAARYGSAGILPIPWVYLKLMGASGLRAATETAIVSANYVARRLDAAYPVLYTGAAGRVAHECIIDLRDITKRTGVSVEDVAKRLIDYGFHAPTMSFPVAGTLMIEPTESEELRELDRFCDAMLSIKDEIDAIADGSVEVGDSPLRHAPHTAADLIGPLDRPYSPAAAGYPLDSLLVDKYFPPVSRIDGAYGDRHLVCSCEPLEALAANR encoded by the coding sequence ATGAATCCATCGCTCGCCGACCTGTTCGCCGCCGACGATTTCGTCGCCCGTCACATCGGTCCGAGGCCCGACGACCTGCGCACGATGCTCGCCACGATCGGGGTCGAGTCGGTCCAGCAGTTGGTCGACGAGACCGTGCCCTCGCCGATCCGCCTCAACGGCGAGCTGGAGCTGCCAGGCCCCCGAACCGAGACCGACGTGCTCGCCGAGCTGCGGGCGTTGGCGGCACAGAACGTGGTGGCCACGAACCTGATCGGCATGGGGTACTCCGGCACGATCACTCCCCCGGTCATCCAGCGCAACGTGCTCGAGAACCCCGCGTGGTACACCGCCTACACGCCCTATCAGCCGGAGATCAGCCAGGGGCGGCTGGAGGCGCTGCTGAACTACCAGACGATGGTCGCCGACCTCACCGGGCTCGACATCGCCAACGCATCCCTGCTCGACGAGGCGACCGCGGCCGCCGAAGCGATGGCGATGGCCCGGCGGGTCACCCGCGGCGCCGCCGACCGGTTCTTCGTCCATCACGACGTGCATCCGCAGACGCTGACGGTGCTGACCACACGGGCGGAGCCGACCGGGATCGAGCTCGTCGTCGGCGACGTCGACGCACTCGACGGCGACGGCTTCTTCGGTGCGCTGTTCAGCTACCCGACCTCGACCGGAGCCCTCACCGACTGGACGGCTGCGATCGAGCAGGCACATCAGCTCGGTGCCCAGGCGATCGTGGCCACCGACCTGCTGGCGTGTGTGTTGCTCCGCTCCCCCGGCGCTCTCGGTGCCGACATCGCCGTCGGTTCGTCGCAACGGTTCGGTGTGCCGCTCGGCTACGGCGGACCGCACGCCGGATTCATCGCGGTTCGCGACGGGGCGTCACGCTCATTGCCGGGTCGCCTCGTCGGCGTGAGCACCGACGCTGCCGGCCGCCCGGCCCTCCGGCTGGCGCTCCAGACCCGCGAACAGCACATTCGGCGGGAGAAGGCGACGTCGAACATCTGCACCGCCCAGGTGCTGCTCGCCAACATCGCCGGATTGTACGCAGCGTGGCACGGCCCCGAAGGTCTCCGGCGGATCGCCGGGCGCGTCCACGGGCTCGCGACGATCCTGGCGAGTCACGTCCGACAGCACGGCGGCACGCTGCGCCACGACGCATGGTTCGACACGCTCACGGTCGACGCGGTCGACGCCGGCGCGACCGTGGCCGCGTTCGCCGAGCGCGGCATCAACGTGCGTCGGGTCGACGACACATCGGTCGGCGTCTCGCTCGACGAGACCACCACGCTCGACACGCTGGCAACGGTCGCCGAGATCCTCACCGGCGTTCCGCTCGACGTCGACACGGCAGCCCCGGCACCCGCCGTCGTGCCCGACGCCCTGCGACGTGACGGTGAGATCCTCCCCCAGGCCGCCTTCCGGAGCTACCACAGCGAGCACGAGATGCTCCGCTACCTGCGGCGCCTCGCCGACCGTGACCTGGCGCTCGACCGCACGATGATCCCGCTGGGCTCGTGCACGATGAAGCTCAACTCGACCAGCGAGATGCAGCCGATCACGTGGCCCGAGTTCGCCGCGATCCACCCCTACGCACCCGACGACCAGACGGCCGGCTACCGCACGATGATCGCCGATCTCGAGCGCATGCTCGCCGAGATCACCGGGTACGACGCCGTGAGCGTGCAGCCCAACGCCGGGAGCCAGGGTGAGTTCGCCGGTCTGCTCGCGATCCGGGCCTATCACCGCAGCCGTGGCGACGATCAGCGCACCATCTGCCTGATCCCTGCCAGTGCGCACGGCACCAACGCCGCCAGCGCGGTGATGGCCGGCATGGAGGTCTGGGTCGTCGCGTGTGACGACCAGGGCAACGTCGACTTCGCCGACCTGGCGACCCAGATCGACTCGGCCGGCGAACGCCTGGCAGGGATCATGGTGACCTACCCGTCGACGCACGGCGTGTTCGAGACCGGCATCCGCGACCTGTGCGCCCGGATCCACGACGCCGGCGGCCAGGTGTACGTCGACGGAGCGAACCTGAACGCGCTCGTCGGGCTGGCGCAACCCGGCAAGTTCGGTGCCGACGTCAGCCACCTCAACCTCCACAAGACGTTCTGCATCCCCCACGGCGGTGGTGGGCCGGGTGTCGGACCGGTGGCGGTTCGAGCGCACCTCGAGCCCTTCCTGCCCGGCGACCCCCTGGGTGATGCATCGCAGGCCGTCGGCCCGGTGTCGGCCGCCAGATACGGCTCGGCGGGCATCCTGCCCATCCCGTGGGTGTATCTCAAGCTGATGGGAGCAAGCGGTCTGCGGGCCGCGACCGAGACGGCGATCGTGTCGGCCAACTACGTCGCCCGCCGGCTCGATGCGGCGTACCCGGTGCTCTACACCGGTGCTGCGGGTCGGGTCGCCCACGAGTGCATCATCGACCTGCGCGACATCACCAAGCGCACCGGTGTGAGCGTCGAAGACGTCGCCAAACGGTTGATCGACTACGGCTTCCACGCCCCCACCATGAGTTTCCCGGTCGCCGGCACGCTGATGATCGAACCCACCGAGAGTGAGGAACTCCGCGAACTCGACCGGTTCTGTGACGCCATGCTCTCGATCAAGGACGAGATCGATGCGATCGCCGACGGCTCGGTCGAGGTCGGCGACAGCCCGCTCCGCCACGCACCGCACACGGCCGCCGACCTCATCGGTCCGCTCGATCGCCCCTACTCCCCCGCTGCGGCGGGCTATCCGCTCGATTCGTTGCTGGTCGACAAGTACTTCCCGCCGGTCTCGCGCATCGACGGTGCCTACGGCGACCGTCATCTGGTGTGCAGCTGCGAGCCGCTGGAGGCACTCGCCGCCAATCGCTGA
- a CDS encoding LLM class flavin-dependent oxidoreductase, which translates to MIVDLQVSPAVLDWSEIRDIALAAESAGFGAFHVFDHLAGLPLGGTSMIECFSLLGALAEATETIELGTMVVNVWNRQAGTLVSGAASVTALSGRQFHLGIGAGASPTSPWAAEQHAVGAYVEADVAARHERVLRVLDLAGATWRSDRVETLATFPLPSPAPSIIIGVNSTVLARMAGERADGINLQWNRPRRDDYLAAANEAAGDRPFARTAYHTYDRALLDPDHPTRREMADRRIDRLILADFDGSPDLPMRVS; encoded by the coding sequence GTGATCGTCGACCTCCAAGTCAGCCCTGCCGTCCTCGACTGGTCGGAGATCCGGGACATCGCGCTCGCGGCCGAATCGGCAGGTTTCGGGGCGTTCCACGTCTTCGATCACCTCGCCGGGCTCCCGCTGGGCGGCACCTCGATGATCGAGTGCTTCTCACTTCTCGGTGCGCTCGCCGAGGCGACCGAGACGATCGAGTTGGGCACGATGGTCGTCAACGTGTGGAACCGTCAGGCCGGCACGCTGGTCTCCGGTGCGGCCTCCGTGACGGCGCTCTCCGGCAGGCAGTTCCATCTCGGCATCGGCGCCGGAGCCTCCCCCACCAGCCCGTGGGCGGCCGAGCAGCATGCCGTCGGGGCCTACGTCGAAGCCGATGTCGCCGCTCGGCACGAGCGCGTGCTCCGGGTGCTCGATCTCGCCGGTGCCACGTGGCGGTCCGACCGCGTGGAGACCCTGGCGACGTTCCCGCTCCCCTCCCCTGCCCCGTCGATCATCATCGGGGTCAACAGCACCGTGCTGGCCCGCATGGCCGGTGAGCGCGCCGATGGCATCAATCTCCAATGGAACCGCCCGCGCCGCGACGACTACCTCGCCGCGGCGAACGAGGCAGCCGGCGACCGTCCGTTCGCTCGCACGGCGTATCACACGTACGACCGAGCCCTGCTCGACCCCGATCACCCGACACGCCGGGAGATGGCAGACCGCCGCATCGACCGTCTCATCCTCGCCGACTTCGACGGGTCCCCCGATCTGCCGATGCGCGTCTCGTGA